The following are from one region of the Channa argus isolate prfri chromosome 6, Channa argus male v1.0, whole genome shotgun sequence genome:
- the dynll2a gene encoding dynein, light chain, LC8-type 2a, translating into MTDRKAVIKNADMSEDMQQDAVDCATQAMEKYNIEKDIAAYIKKEFDKKYNPTWHCIVGRNFGSYVTHETKHFIYFYLGQVAILLFKSG; encoded by the exons ATGACTGACAGGAAAGCTGTGATCAAGAACGCAGACATGTCCGAGGACATGCAGCAAGACGCCGTGGACTGTGCCACCCAAGCTATGGAGAAGTACAACATAGAAAAGGACATTGCAGCCTACATCAAAAAG gaGTTTGACAAGAAGTATAACCCCACCTGGCACTGCATTGTCGGGAGGAACTTTGGCAGTTACGTCACTCACGAGACAAAGCATTTCATTTACTTCTACTTGGGCCAAGTGGCCATCTTGCTCTTCAAGTCCGGCTGA